The genomic DNA GACTACGACCTCGGCAAGAAGCGCCCCCGGCCCGACGTGCTCCGAGGCGTCACCCAGCGCATCGACACCGGCTACGGGAAGCTCTACGTCAACATCAACGAGGACCCCGAGACGGGCCGTCCGTTCGAACTCTTCGCCAACATCGGCAACTCCGGCGGCTTCACGGCCTCCTTCACCGAGGCGCTGGCGAAGACCATCTCGACGGCGCTGCGTTCGGGTGTCGACCCCGAAGAGATCGCCGACGAGCTGCAGGGCATCCGCTCGCCGAAGGTTGCCTGGGACAAGGGAGAGCAGATCAACTCCATCCCGGACGCCATCGGAACCGCGATGCGCCGGTATCTCGACGGCGAAATCGACAAGGCCTATCCTGACCAAGCGACGCTGGACCAGACGGCAAAGCAAGCCGAGGAAACCGCCCGAGAGACCGACGGCGGTGCCGTCTCGGCCCCGACCGGCGGCAGCATGGAAGCGGCGTCGCCGAACGACGACACCGACGCTACCCAGTCGCTCATCGACTCCGGGGAATCGCCCGAATGCCCCGAGTGCGGAAGCATGTCGCTGTACTACTCGGAAGGCTGCAAGACCTGCGAGTCCTGCGGTTGGTCCGAGTGCTGAGGCGGGCTGACACACAGACGATTTAGTAGCTGACCGCCGCACGACGACGCGTTTTTCTCGTTGCCGGCCACAGAACGGCCATGAGCGACGACAGCGGCCGGCCGTGTCCGATGTGTGGGACACAAATGTACAAGCGGCATTGCAAGTACGTCTGCCCACAGCACGGCGTCGTCGTCGACTGCAGCGACCCGTTTACGTTCTGAGCGGTCTGTCATCGGCGAGTCGACGGTAGGCGGGCCGCGAAAGGGCCAGCAGTGCCGCCAACGCCAGCGCCGTCACGACCAACAGCGGGTTCGAAGCAGCGCCGGCGGTTGTAAGCTGGCTCGTCGACGCTCCGAGCAGCACGGCCGTTAGCACCCACGGGGCCTCTCCGACCGCTGTGCCCAGCACGTACGGTCGTAGCGGGACCCCAGCCACCCCCGCAGCATACGAGACCGGGTCTGTCGGCAGCGGCGCAAGCCGCACCGCGACGATGCCCCGGAAATCACCCGTCGTCCGTCGAACGACGGCCCCAGCATCGCCGACACGGGCGAGGACGCCCTCACTGTGGCCGAGCCGCCGCGCGAGCGCGTAGGCGGGAAGTGTCGTTACGACTGCACCGGCAAGCGCGATCGGGGCCGCGGCCACGCCAAGCAGATATCCAAGCAGTATCGACAGCGCGCTGATGGGCCACGCCAAAAGCGGTCGGACGAGGTAGAGACCGACGACGGTCACGGCGAGCAGCCCGGGGCGTTCGACAAGCCGCTCGGCGGCCGCGAAAAGCGCCTGCGGCGAGGTCGAAATTGCCGCCACCGCCGCGATGGCCGCGACGACGCCGGCACCGAAAAGCTGTCGGACAGTCGCCCGGTGCACACGGAAGGAAAGCACACCGCCCGGCAAACCTCTTGTGGTCACAGCGGCCGCCGAGCGGACGAAACGCCCATAGGCTACCGTGCCGAGCACTCGGATGTGAGCCGCGACGCCTCCGACGATGGTGATATCGAAGACCCCGTCGAGCTCGGCGTACAGCTCTTGGCACGGCTTGAAGCGCCGGAACTCCCGCTGCCGGCAGTCATCGACCGCATCGAGACGATTACGACCCACCCGGAGACAACGCGGGCGATTCTGGAGGCTGCAGAGCGACGTGGACACATCTCCCGTGACGGCGAGACAGTCACGACAGCCGGCGGGCAGTTTCTCAGTTTTGAAAGCGAGGTCGTCACAAAGGAGGGCGATTTCGAGTGTCAGCGCTGCGGCGCATCGATTTCAACGGGCTATTTTATGCAACTGGAGGCTGGCGAGCACGGGCCGTTCGGTTCCTCGTGCATTAAGAAAGTCACCGGCAGAGAGTAGGCGAAAGCAGCCGTACCGACGCGGCGTCACCGACCGCGCCGAAGCTCGTCGACGAGTTGTTCGATGGTCTCCTGTTGGGCTTCGAGCAGCTCGGTCTGTCGGTCGACCTTTGCTGCAAGCGCCTCAACCTGTTGTGAGAGCGCCTCGACATCGGCGGCCGCATCGGGCGTGGCCGTCGTAGCGTCGGCGGTCGGCTGCGACTCCGCTGCACCGGCCGCAGCATCGTTGCCATCGACATCGCTGTTCGGCGTGACCCGAGCCGGGTCTTGGTCAGCCGGGGGCGACCAGTCGGCAGAGACGAAGCCGTCGTCGTCGTCCTGTCCGCCGTTTTCTTCCGGACTGGTCGTTGCTTCCGCCTCGTCGGCGTCGGCCGCCTCGTCTCCGCCGACGGGCTCTGGCTCCGTTTCGGGGTCAAGCTTCGCTTGCAGACCACTGAGCGAGGACACACCGTGATACTCGAAGACGGCGGTCTGTACCACCTGCTGTACACTTCCGGCGTGCTCGTTGGGCACCTTGACGCGCTGCCGTCGGCTGTCGGTCTCAACGATAACCTGCGTCGCGACGCTTCCTTTCTCGAAGTCCAGCCCGGTGAGTTCGTCGTATCGGAAGGCCTCGTACTCATCGTCCCAGACGGCGCTGCCGACGTGCTTGAGCAGCTGTCGGTCGGTCACAACGAGCGTTAGCTCGCTGAACCGAAACTGTGTCTGGAGCTCTTCGTCGGCCGCAACGACACCCGTCGTCCTGAGGACACCTTCAAGCGTTGCTTCAACAACCGCGTCGGCGATCTTGGATGGAACGGTGAAGCTCTCGCTTGCGTCGATGGATTCGAGTTGAATTGAGCTTTTCCGTCGCTTCGTCTTCACGCCGATCCGGTCTACGTCGTGGCCGAACGTCTCGACAGACTCGTCTTTCAGCAGTCCGTCGGAGCGGAAGACGTGCGTCGCGCTCCGGGTAACGGCGATGGTGTCGCCGCCGCCGATGTCGATGATGTCGATGACCGTCCCGCCGGCGACAGCATCAGCCAGCAGTTCCGGTAGGTCGTCCATACCAGTTGTGTACTTGGGGGATAGCATAAAATGGGGGGTCGCCCGATGGTCTCCCTGTGGCGTGGTGACGGACCGGACCGACAGACGGAGATAGGAAGGTTCAAGAGTCCAAGCGGGCAAAGCGAAAATGAGCCCGGGTGGCTTAGCTGGACATAGCGCCGCACTCATAGGGTACGAGGCGGCACACCGCGATGTCCCGAGGCGTTGCCTGCGCCTCGTTCCTGGGACATGCGGAGATCGAGGGTTCGGAGCCCTCCCCGGGCACTTTTCAATTCCTTCACACACCCATGAGCCACGGACAGCCGTCTCTCCGATGAGGGTGGTATCGCTTGGCCGCAAGTTCACGGACAGCAAGTCTTCACGCTTGAGGAATCCCATTGGGTCCCCTACGGAGAACCCGATTTAGCCGCTCCGTGGTGAGCGCCAAGAGCACGTTCGCCGCTGTATCGGTGCCATTCGAGCACAGGTTATCGTGCCGGGATTTGTGTTGAGCTGAACTGTCCGCTCTGTTCAGCGGCGCTCCTCTTGACGATGGAACTGTTCCTGAGTCGCTGCTTGAAGATGTCGACCAAGAGCTTGTTGAAATCGAGAGCGTCATCGAAGAGATTCGCCGGCGATACAGCGACAACGAGCGCTAATACGGAGCAGATATGGTCTTCTCGCCACGGGCGGGCTACGGTGAATCGCCTCGGTGTCAAGTGGCTCGAGACACCGAAGACGTCTCGTCATCACGGAAGACGAAGCCTTCCGTACGACCCCGAGAGACTCGGCCTGTATTTTCTGTAAACAATCGGCGACACCGTCACTCGGCGCGGCCGAACGTCTGCATCCCACGGACCTCGAACCGTGCGCCGCCGTCGGCGCTTTCGGCCGCCGACACGTCCCACGCATGGCTCTCCGCGATGGCGGCCACGGTCGGAAGGCCGAGTCCCGTCCCGTCGCCGTCGTCGGTCGTGTAGCCGACTTCGAAGACGGTCTCTGGGGCCTCCAGTCCCGGCCCGTCGTCGGCGACATAAATGCCGTCCGGGAGCATTCCGACGCGGACGGTCACGTCACCGCCGTGCTCGACGGCGTTCTCGAACAGTTCGGTGAGCAACCGCTCAAGCCGCTCGGGGACGGCGTTGACAGCCGTCAGCTCTTCCGTTTCAAGCCGCGCCCACATCGGGTCGGCGGCCTCCCAGGCGCTTTCGACGGCTGAATCAAGGGCAACACGTTCGAGCGCGTCGGCGTCACGATGGGCGGCTGCCAGCGCGTGTATCTCCGCCAGCGGGTCCGCCATCTCTTCGAGCGCCGTCGCCGCGTCGTCTAGCCGCCCGCTGTCGTTGCGGGTACGCTCATTGGTAACCGCCTCACTCGCCGTTGCGTGCGGTTCGCGAAGCGTCTCGTCGACTATCGGCGCGAGCCGTTCGAACTGACGGCCCCAGTGGCCGCTCCGGTCGTCAGGGGTCGCCTCCCGCTCGTGTGAGGGGGCGGTGTAGCCGCGGTGGTCGCGGGCCGAAACGACCAGCGTGTACCCGACGAGCGTTTCGCCGTCCTCGGCAGCGGTGAGCGTACCGGTGACCGGCACCCATTCGTCGTCAGCCCGCCGGAGGCGACCGTCGAGGACAACGTGGTCGGTCCGCAACGCCTGCTGGAGGTGATGTCGTGCGGACGGTTCGTGGGTGTCGTCGTCGGTATCCTGCCCGGGCTTTAGCTGTGGATGGCGGATGTCGTCATTGTCGTCCGGATAGAGGGTGCTGAGATGTTCACCCCGGATGCCTTCGGCGTCGTACCCGAGGATGTCGGCCGCGCCGGCGCTCCAGTCGTCTACCTCGCCGGCGGGCGTGAGCGAGACGAGCCCGACCCCGCTTGTGTCTGCCAGCCGTGTTTCGAGTTCGGTGACGCGCTGTCGGTAGCGTGCAAGTGTATCACGACGCTTGGTGTCGATAAACGCTGCGCCGGCCGCGCCAGCCGCACCGACCGACCCGACCGCCAGAAGGATCAAAAGCGGGTCCAGACGGACATCGAGTAGATGGACCCGGAGAAGAATCGCGCCGACGGCGGCGGTCACCGCGATAGCGCCGACACCCGTCCACAGAAGGATACGGTCGGTCCGCTCCGAGAGGGCGTGAATCCGATACCCAAGCACCAGCAGCAACCCGCCGGTCAGCAACACGGGCAGTAGCGCGGCGATGAGCATCGGTCCGATGGTCTCTGCGACGACGGTTCGCCACGCGGCAATGCCGATGACGACGAGCCCGGCGACAGCGAGTATCGGTCCTACTGGCGGCTCTTCGGCGATGCTGTTCATTGGCGGCCTCCGTCGCTGCGTATCATCCATTCCCCCACCGTTGACGGTTTGTTTCGCCCATTGGTATTAGTATGCACGGTTCGTCTCGGGAACCCGACCGGACAGCCATCTCTCTGGGGGGCGAAACAAACCCGACGAGGACGGCCGACACGCGGGCTGACAGCCGCAGAGGAACCTGTCCGTGAATGGCAAAGACGAACCGCTTTTGAACGGTGGTCGGTTACGAGAGAGTATGCAACTGCTCGTCGTCGGCGCCGGCGAGATGGGGCAGTGGTTTGCCCGTCACAGCGGCGCCGACGCTGTCGCGTTCGCCGACCGCGATTCCGACACCGCACGGCGAGCCGCAGCTGGACTGAATGACGCTCAGGCGGTACCGCTCGACACCGACGAGCGGTTCGACGTTGTCTGTATAGCGGTACCGATGTCGGCGGTGGCGGACGCGGTCGCGGCACACGCTGGGAAGGCAACAGCAGCCGTCGTCGATGTCGCCGGTGAGATGCGCGATTCGGTCGCGGCCCTCCGGAAACACGCTCCCGACCGCGAGCGAGCCAGCTTCCATCCGCTGTTTTCGGCTTCGAACGCTCCCGGTAACCTCCCGGTCGTCGTCGACGCCGAGGGACCGACCGTCGCGGCCCTCCGGGCGGCGCTTTCTGCGGCCGGCAATGAGGTCTTCGAGACAACGCCGGAAGAACACGACCGGGCGATGGAAACCGTACAAGCGCAGGCCCACACAGCCGTGCTAGCCTATGCGCTCGCGGCGGACGATGTCGATAGCCGGTTTCACACAGCACTTTCGGAGCCGCTGGAAGCGCTTGTCGATGATGTCGTCGGTAACACGCCCGAGGTGTATGCCGAGATACAGTCCCGCTTCGATGGTAGCGATGCCGTCGCGGAGGCGGCACAACGGCTGGCCGACGCCGATGCGTCCGAGTTTGCCGACCTCTACGAGGAGGCGGGTCGATGACCGACACTGAAGCCGTACTCGACACGGCGCGTTATCTCCGCGAAGTCCGGCCGATCGACCCCGAAGAGATATACGAGTACGTCGACGGCCAGCCACATCCGGCCGTCGTTCGGCAGACGCTTCGCGAACACGCCTTCGAACTCGGGCTCAAAGAACGCGAGGACGGCGCGTTCGTCCCGGTTGAGGACGGGACGGTCCACCCCGATTTCACCGGTGTTGAGCGGTTCCCAGAACAGTACGCCAGACAACTTGAATCGCTGCTTGTCGACCGCTACGGCGCTGGCTGGCCCGACAGCGACGCTGGCGACCGCCTGCGAGAGCACATTGACCAGCTGAAGGTTGACTACTTTGCCGACGCTGATGTGACATACGACGAGGAGACGGCGCTGGCCTACGCGCTGTACCATCTACCGGACTACTACGCTGCAATCCAGTATGTCCTCGATGACCTCGGCTCGGCGGGACTGCTCGGCCGACGGCTTCGCGTGCTCGATGTCGGGGCCGGCACCGGCGGACCGATGCTCGGCATTCACGAGTACCTCCCCGAGGAGACGCTCGTCGACTACGACGCCGTCGAACCGAGCGCCGCTGCCGATGTCTTCGAGCAGATGGCCTCGGAGACGCGCCGAGGGTTTGAGCCAACCCTCTACCGTGAGACCGCCGAATCCTTCTCGCCGGACGGCGACTACGACCTCATCGTTTTTGCGAACGTGCTCTCGGAGCTTTCGCAGCCGGCTGCTGTCTTCGAGCGGTATCTCGACCACCTCGCCGACGATGGGACGGTAGTCGCCGTCTCACCGGCAGAGGAGCGGACTGCGACCCGGCTGCGGGACATCGAACGTGAGGTACTCGACCGCCGGCCGGACGCGACCGTCTACGCACCGACAATTCGGCTGTGGCCCGACGAGTCACCGTCGGACCGTGGGTGGACGTTCACCCGGCAGGCTGACATCGAACCGCCAGCCTTCCAGACGCGGCTGGACGCAGCCGCGGCCGACGATGCTGCGGCGGACGGCATCGCCGCCGGCGGCGACGGGACCTACACCAAGACCACCGTACAGTACGCGTACCTCCTGTTGCGGACCGACGGCAGGCGCGCCATCGAGTATACGCCGGACCCCGACACGGTGGCAAAGATGGCGGATATGGACGCCCACGTCACCGACCGCATCGACCTCGCGGCGCTGAAGCTGTCGCCTGACCTCTCGTCGGACGGCAACCCACTGTACAAGATTAGCGACGGCAGCGAAGCGGTCGACCACTACGCCGTGCTGACTCGGGAATCGTCGCTCAACAGGGAGCTACCTGCGGCTCCCTACGGCTCGCTGCTCCGATTTGAGAACGTTTTGGTGCTGTGGAACGACGACGAGGACGCCTACAACCTCGTGGTCGACGACGAGACAGTCGTCGACCGGCTCGCCTGAACTTTCGCTCCCGACACCGAATAACAGCACGGCCGTCGCGAGGCTTTAGTCGCTTGCCATCGAACGACTGTTCGTGGTGTACATCACCCGCGGACTGCTGGCGGCGCTGTGTGAACTCGCGGCCGAGCGTGACCCGCGGTCGGTCACCGTCGCGCTAACCGTGACGCCGGCGTCGGAGCTCGCCCCCGCCGGCCCAGCGGCCGACGACGGGTCGGCGACTGTACCCGCCCGCCGCAACGACGTCGACCTCTCGGCGCTCCAGCCCGACGCCGATGTTTTCACCGATATGTACTTGCCAGATACCGGCGGGTCCGTCACGGCGGTGTTCGGCATGGACCTGTCGACGCCCGGCTCAGCCGGCCGGTTCATCTCACATCCGGAGGGGCCATTCGGTCTGACGAAGGCAGACGACCTCCACGAGGTCGTCTTCATCGCGGTGCCGCCCTATGACCGAGACGCCGTCGCCGCCTTCGACCGGCGCGGCAACGTACTGACTGTCACTGTTGTCAAAGCGGTGCCGCCGGAAGGGTCGGTGGAGCCGCTCGATACATAGGTCGCCCCGAGTCGGGAGCCTTTAGGCCCCTGTGGAACGTACCGACTCATGATGGGAGTCCGGCCGCCACAGGCAAACGACGACGAGGAGCCCGAAATAATCGCGTTCGGTATCGCCGCACTCGACGAGTACCTCGAGCAGGGCAACGTGACGTTTCCGGCCACTGACGAGGAGCTCCGCCGAGCGCTCGGCGACCCCGACATTCCTTATGACGCAAAGGGACACACGATTTCTTTTGGGTCCGCGCTCGAACGGGCCGGCCGAGAGCGGTTCGAGAACCGCCAACAGTTCATGAACGCACTGCATCCGGTCTTTGAGGCCGAGCGGGAACGGACGAACAACAGCTTCGTCGGACGCGTGCGCTCGCTGCTGCCGTTCTGACCCGAATAGGGTGGCCGAGTCGATGCGTCACGCCCGCTATTACTCGTCGTTTTGTTCTTCGAGTTGGTCGGCGATATCGTCGAGCCGGCGGGTTTGCTCTCGGTGTATTGAGACGATAATGTCGGAAAGCACCCCGAACATCAGCAGTTGGACCGACAGCAACACCAGAAACGCTGCCAAAAGCGCCAAGACCTCATGCGAAACGCCGGCAGTCAGATACCGGTAGCCCACAAACGCTCCCAGTGCCACACCACCGGCGGTCCCGACAGCCGCCACGCTCCCGAAATAAAAAATCGGATTGTTCATCCGCGCAAGCCGGTACAGCGTCAGCAGAATGCGGCCGCCGTCCTTCAGTGGATGCAGGTTCGTCTCCGACCCTCCCGGCCGAGCCTCGTACCGAATCGGCACGACCGCAGTCGAAACCCCGCGACGGACGCACTCGACGGCCAACTCGGTCTCGATGCCGAACCCGTCAGCCGAGAGCTTCGACCGCTCGAACGATTGGGTCGTAAACGCCCGGTATCCCGACAGAATGTCCTGTAAGTCACGCCCGTGAATCGTTGCAAACAGGCGATTGATGAGGCGGTTACCGACAGCGTTCAACCGCGTCATCGCCCCCGCCTCCATGTCGGCAAACCGGTCGCCGATGACATGCTCGGCCCGCCCCGCAAACAGCGGCGTGAGCATTTTGTCAGCGTCTTCCGGCCGATACGTGCCATCGCCGTCGGCCATCAACACGTACGGTTGGTCAATCTGTTCGACACCTTCCCGGACTGCCTGTCCCTTTCCGCTGCCCGACTGCGTGATGACGCGGGCCCCGTGCTCGCGGGCGATGGCCCGCGTTCCATCCGTCGAGTCACCGTCAACGACAAGTACGTGCTCGAAGCCGTGGTCGTAGAAGCCACCGACGACGTCACCGATTGTCTCGGACTCATTGAGCGTCGGTAACAGCACGCACACGTCTGTCCGGTCTGGCATTCTCATCGACTCTCCAACCCGACCCGCAAAAATACCACGGGTTCTGACAGCGGGCACAGACGCTCGCTCGGCCGCCATACTGCGGTCGCCCGGTCGGCCGCCCGGTTTTGACCGAGCTAGTCCTTCGCCGGAGGGCGGCCGTCGGACTCCGGCGTGAGATTGCCATGCTCGTCGATTTCACCCGCGACGATGCGGGTCGAGGAGATGATGTCGCCGTCCTCAGCGTAGCGGTGGTCGACGACCTCGATATCGAGCGGCTCCAGACCCTTTTCTATCCGCTCTTCGTTCACGAGTTCGCCGCCGTCCTTCGTTTCGGGGGAGACGATTAGCGCGTCAAACCCCGGTTCGGTTGCGATGCCGGTCGGCTCTGTCAGCTCTCGGACTTCGAACTCGCGGCCGTAGTCGTCCGCAAGCGTTTCCAGTTCGGCTTCAAGGTCATCCTTCCGCTCGTCGTAGGAGCGGACATGGCGGTCGACGCTGCGTGTCTTGGGGGCGAGCTCGTCGCTCGTCAGCCCGACGGTGACGTCGCCGAGTTCGAACGCGCGTTCGAAAAGCGCCCGGTGCCCGTCGTGCACCGGGTCAAACGTCCCGCCCAGTACGACCTTCATAGAGGCCGAAAGTACGGCCCCGGTTTAGCTTCTGCGATGCGGTTCCGGGAAACAACCCGGATGTGAGCCGACTCAGGGGTCGTCGCGCTCGACGGTAATCGTCACCGGCTCGGTGTCGTCGTCTTCACAGACGCCCAGATGCGAATCGAGGTTGAAAACGGTGTTCAGCTCGTCTTGAATCTCGCCGACAGCGTCGCCGACGAGCTCGCTCGGTGCCATGGCGGTGTACTCGTATGGATTGTTGCCAGCCCCATCGGCGTCGCGCTTCTGCCGTTCGAGCCGTCCTTCCTCGTGGAGCCCTGCCAGCGCCTCGCGAACGGTGCTCGGGTACAGGCCGGTCCCTTCGGCGATTTCCTCGCTCGTACTCCCCGGGTTCTGCCGGAGGAACACGTAGATACGCGCCCGTGTCTCCGTATCAAGCACC from Natronomonas pharaonis DSM 2160 includes the following:
- a CDS encoding HVO_2523 family zinc finger protein yields the protein MSDDSGRPCPMCGTQMYKRHCKYVCPQHGVVVDCSDPFTF
- a CDS encoding TVP38/TMEM64 family protein, which codes for MHRATVRQLFGAGVVAAIAAVAAISTSPQALFAAAERLVERPGLLAVTVVGLYLVRPLLAWPISALSILLGYLLGVAAAPIALAGAVVTTLPAYALARRLGHSEGVLARVGDAGAVVRRTTGDFRGIVAVRLAPLPTDPVSYAAGVAGVPLRPYVLGTAVGEAPWVLTAVLLGASTSQLTTAGAASNPLLVVTALALAALLALSRPAYRRLADDRPLRT
- a CDS encoding DUF5830 family protein, which encodes MSRDASDDGDIEDPVELGVQLLARLEAPELPLPAVIDRIETITTHPETTRAILEAAERRGHISRDGETVTTAGGQFLSFESEVVTKEGDFECQRCGASISTGYFMQLEAGEHGPFGSSCIKKVTGRE
- a CDS encoding DUF7115 domain-containing protein, coding for MDDLPELLADAVAGGTVIDIIDIGGGDTIAVTRSATHVFRSDGLLKDESVETFGHDVDRIGVKTKRRKSSIQLESIDASESFTVPSKIADAVVEATLEGVLRTTGVVAADEELQTQFRFSELTLVVTDRQLLKHVGSAVWDDEYEAFRYDELTGLDFEKGSVATQVIVETDSRRQRVKVPNEHAGSVQQVVQTAVFEYHGVSSLSGLQAKLDPETEPEPVGGDEAADADEAEATTSPEENGGQDDDDGFVSADWSPPADQDPARVTPNSDVDGNDAAAGAAESQPTADATTATPDAAADVEALSQQVEALAAKVDRQTELLEAQQETIEQLVDELRRGR
- a CDS encoding sensor histidine kinase — translated: MNSIAEEPPVGPILAVAGLVVIGIAAWRTVVAETIGPMLIAALLPVLLTGGLLLVLGYRIHALSERTDRILLWTGVGAIAVTAAVGAILLRVHLLDVRLDPLLILLAVGSVGAAGAAGAAFIDTKRRDTLARYRQRVTELETRLADTSGVGLVSLTPAGEVDDWSAGAADILGYDAEGIRGEHLSTLYPDDNDDIRHPQLKPGQDTDDDTHEPSARHHLQQALRTDHVVLDGRLRRADDEWVPVTGTLTAAEDGETLVGYTLVVSARDHRGYTAPSHEREATPDDRSGHWGRQFERLAPIVDETLREPHATASEAVTNERTRNDSGRLDDAATALEEMADPLAEIHALAAAHRDADALERVALDSAVESAWEAADPMWARLETEELTAVNAVPERLERLLTELFENAVEHGGDVTVRVGMLPDGIYVADDGPGLEAPETVFEVGYTTDDGDGTGLGLPTVAAIAESHAWDVSAAESADGGARFEVRGMQTFGRAE
- a CDS encoding prephenate dehydrogenase/arogenate dehydrogenase family protein, translating into MQLLVVGAGEMGQWFARHSGADAVAFADRDSDTARRAAAGLNDAQAVPLDTDERFDVVCIAVPMSAVADAVAAHAGKATAAVVDVAGEMRDSVAALRKHAPDRERASFHPLFSASNAPGNLPVVVDAEGPTVAALRAALSAAGNEVFETTPEEHDRAMETVQAQAHTAVLAYALAADDVDSRFHTALSEPLEALVDDVVGNTPEVYAEIQSRFDGSDAVAEAAQRLADADASEFADLYEEAGR
- a CDS encoding methyltransferase domain-containing protein, which encodes MTDTEAVLDTARYLREVRPIDPEEIYEYVDGQPHPAVVRQTLREHAFELGLKEREDGAFVPVEDGTVHPDFTGVERFPEQYARQLESLLVDRYGAGWPDSDAGDRLREHIDQLKVDYFADADVTYDEETALAYALYHLPDYYAAIQYVLDDLGSAGLLGRRLRVLDVGAGTGGPMLGIHEYLPEETLVDYDAVEPSAAADVFEQMASETRRGFEPTLYRETAESFSPDGDYDLIVFANVLSELSQPAAVFERYLDHLADDGTVVAVSPAEERTATRLRDIEREVLDRRPDATVYAPTIRLWPDESPSDRGWTFTRQADIEPPAFQTRLDAAAADDAAADGIAAGGDGTYTKTTVQYAYLLLRTDGRRAIEYTPDPDTVAKMADMDAHVTDRIDLAALKLSPDLSSDGNPLYKISDGSEAVDHYAVLTRESSLNRELPAAPYGSLLRFENVLVLWNDDEDAYNLVVDDETVVDRLA
- a CDS encoding MPN domain-containing protein, which codes for MVYITRGLLAALCELAAERDPRSVTVALTVTPASELAPAGPAADDGSATVPARRNDVDLSALQPDADVFTDMYLPDTGGSVTAVFGMDLSTPGSAGRFISHPEGPFGLTKADDLHEVVFIAVPPYDRDAVAAFDRRGNVLTVTVVKAVPPEGSVEPLDT
- a CDS encoding DUF5789 family protein, with product MMGVRPPQANDDEEPEIIAFGIAALDEYLEQGNVTFPATDEELRRALGDPDIPYDAKGHTISFGSALERAGRERFENRQQFMNALHPVFEAERERTNNSFVGRVRSLLPF
- the aglJ gene encoding S-layer glycoprotein N-glycosyltransferase AglJ, which codes for MRMPDRTDVCVLLPTLNESETIGDVVGGFYDHGFEHVLVVDGDSTDGTRAIAREHGARVITQSGSGKGQAVREGVEQIDQPYVLMADGDGTYRPEDADKMLTPLFAGRAEHVIGDRFADMEAGAMTRLNAVGNRLINRLFATIHGRDLQDILSGYRAFTTQSFERSKLSADGFGIETELAVECVRRGVSTAVVPIRYEARPGGSETNLHPLKDGGRILLTLYRLARMNNPIFYFGSVAAVGTAGGVALGAFVGYRYLTAGVSHEVLALLAAFLVLLSVQLLMFGVLSDIIVSIHREQTRRLDDIADQLEEQNDE
- a CDS encoding phosphopantetheine adenylyltransferase, encoding MKVVLGGTFDPVHDGHRALFERAFELGDVTVGLTSDELAPKTRSVDRHVRSYDERKDDLEAELETLADDYGREFEVRELTEPTGIATEPGFDALIVSPETKDGGELVNEERIEKGLEPLDIEVVDHRYAEDGDIISSTRIVAGEIDEHGNLTPESDGRPPAKD
- a CDS encoding winged helix-turn-helix domain-containing protein gives rise to the protein MATDKSSDDEGESTAGDSDGVRDRLEQEAERAAEQFDDGIVDLLSWVLDTETRARIYVFLRQNPGSTSEEIAEGTGLYPSTVREALAGLHEEGRLERQKRDADGAGNNPYEYTAMAPSELVGDAVGEIQDELNTVFNLDSHLGVCEDDDTEPVTITVERDDP